One Candidatus Thorarchaeota archaeon DNA segment encodes these proteins:
- a CDS encoding 4Fe-4S dicluster domain-containing protein: protein MSNVLLVDMEKCTGCKQCALACSLTKEDLFDPLRSRIKVLKREKTAMAVQLLCEQCSGHPCTDACPEDALTRDETTGIITVDADLCTGCGACAKVCPYHAIRLHPETEVALICDLCGGDPYCVQHCVPEALMWVEETDERVKEKRKLRAARMAEYKNIMEES, encoded by the coding sequence ATGTCGAACGTGTTACTCGTAGACATGGAGAAATGTACGGGTTGTAAACAATGTGCCTTGGCTTGTTCGCTGACCAAGGAGGACCTTTTCGACCCATTGCGCTCCAGGATTAAAGTCCTGAAACGAGAAAAAACTGCAATGGCAGTACAACTGTTATGTGAGCAATGCAGTGGGCATCCCTGTACTGATGCCTGCCCGGAAGACGCACTCACAAGAGATGAAACTACAGGAATCATTACAGTTGATGCTGACTTGTGTACTGGTTGTGGTGCTTGTGCCAAAGTATGTCCATACCACGCAATCAGACTACACCCCGAAACAGAAGTAGCTCTGATTTGCGATCTCTGTGGTGGGGATCCATACTGCGTACAGCATTGCGTTCCAGAGGCCCTAATGTGGGTCGAGGAGACGGATGAGAGAGTAAAGGAGAAAAGAAAACTTCGAGCCGCAAGAATGGCCGAATACAAGAACATCATGGAGGAGTCGTGA